From Penaeus monodon isolate SGIC_2016 chromosome 42, NSTDA_Pmon_1, whole genome shotgun sequence, one genomic window encodes:
- the LOC119599101 gene encoding protein enabled homolog: protein MALSLASLLSVALALMLGQGASSDLSVLSPSASPPPSPPVPLSHSPVPLSHSPLPLPPSLSLPLPPSPSLPLPPSPSLPLPPSPSLPLPPPPPLLPVSTHTAYHDSAIALNQVTLVKILQEMKDLVLLSRDTGHLGEGVPGVPHPPQVSHLNHLATIAQGIQYMSASVDSLTHVLSSAILHVNRDTEVSESPSKILEGSPHVWDPSSTRANGPEDLWRREEILNLERKNEETREKIRAGEEPGWREGFGARLQDVDALKHAVADALREKQASGRQHRNAREDSRLTFTRQQEARLREYREKGPTVREYCRSKRAQKAEIDEEVARTTQDEPDLLQISEVPQTDSLAVTHPPRGQVLSSTEQKDGDSAQVFLPRGLEPQAHRRNSRTRRCPSWNSSGRRATSEVKLEQGRIESPT from the exons ATGGCACTTTCCTTGGCATCTTTGCTGAGTGTGGCCCTCGCGCTGATGCTGGGCCAGGGAGCATCCTCTGATCTCAGCGTTTTGTCACCTTCggcgtctcctcctccctctcctcctgttcctttatctcattctccagttcctttatctcattctcctcttcctttgcctccttctctttctcttcctctgcctccttctccttccctccctctgcctccttctccttccctccctttgcctccttctccttccctccctctgcctcctcctcctcctcttcttcctgtttctaCGCACACTGCCTACCACGACTCAGCCATTGCGTTAAACCAGGTGACTTTGGTGAAAATCCTGCAGGAAATGAAGGATCTGGTCCTCCTTTCTCGGG ATACCGGACACCTCGGCGAAGGTGTACCTGGCGTCCCTCATCCACCTCAAGTGAGTCACCTGAATCACCTGGCCACCATCGCTCAAG GAATTCAGTACATGTCCGCCAGTGTCGACAGCTTAACTCATGTCTTGTCTTCAGCCATCCTGCATGTGAATCGTGACACGGAAG TAAGTGAAAGCCCCTCGAAGATCCTCGAAGGAAGCCCCCATGTCTGGGATCCTTCTTCGACGCGAGCAAACGGACCGGAGGActtgtggaggagagaggagatcctCAACCTCGAGAGGAAgaacgaggagacgagagagaaaattcG AGCGGGCGAGGAGCCAGGCTGGCGGGAGGGCTTCGGCGCTCGCCTGCAGGATGTGGATGCTCTGAAACACGCCGTCGCTGACGCCCTGAGGGAGAAACAAGCCTCAGGACGCCAGCATAGAAATGCGCGAGAGGACTCCCGGCTGACGTTCACGCGACAGCAGGAAGCCAGACTTAGAGAGTACAGAGAAAAGGGTCCAACTGTAAGAGAATATTGCCGTTCTAAACGCGCCCAGAAAGCGGAAATTGACGAGGAAGTAGCAAGGACGACACAG GACGAGCCCGATCTTCTGCAAATCTCAGAAGTGCCACAGACGGACTCCCTCGCCGTCACCCACCCGCCGAGGGGCCAAGTCCTCTCCTCGACCGAGCAGAAGGACGGTGATTCCGCGCAAGTTTTCCTCCCACGCGGCCTCGAACCCCAAGCCCACCGGCGGAATTCGAGAACGAGGCGGTGTCCCAGCTGGAATTCCAGCGGACGACGAGCGACTTCTGAAGTCAAGCTGGAGCAAGGGAGAATCGAGAGCCCAACCTGA